One genomic window of Providencia hangzhouensis includes the following:
- the yegS gene encoding lipid kinase YegS translates to MNQYQSAMIILNGKQANHAELRKAITHLRNEGHQIQVRIPWELDDTYYFISQAIKHGVDTIIAAGGDGTVNAVASTLMKFPSDSRPTLGILPMGTANDFATSANIPLDIEAALALSLKGKAVPIDIAQVNKQYYFLNMATGGFGTRITTETPEALKSALGGAAYVINGLLRPDTLKTDICRIEGENFSWEGETLVIAVGNGRQAGGGQQLTPQALINDGALNLLIIPARDVIPAFLANLFSDDKNEHLVERQLSWVKISSPHDMILNLDGEPLSGDTFTFAVQPNAIQCRLPPQCNLLA, encoded by the coding sequence ATGAATCAATATCAGTCAGCCATGATTATCCTTAATGGTAAACAAGCCAATCACGCTGAGCTGCGAAAGGCCATTACTCACTTACGTAATGAAGGCCATCAAATTCAAGTCCGTATTCCGTGGGAATTGGATGATACTTATTATTTTATTTCTCAGGCAATAAAACACGGCGTTGATACCATCATTGCCGCAGGAGGTGACGGCACAGTAAATGCAGTTGCCAGTACCTTGATGAAGTTCCCGAGTGACTCTCGCCCTACTTTAGGAATTCTCCCGATGGGAACGGCAAATGATTTTGCCACCAGCGCGAATATTCCACTGGATATTGAAGCCGCCCTTGCTCTCTCATTAAAAGGTAAAGCAGTTCCCATTGATATTGCGCAAGTCAATAAGCAATATTATTTTCTCAATATGGCAACTGGCGGCTTTGGGACGCGTATTACCACCGAAACGCCTGAAGCACTGAAATCAGCATTGGGCGGTGCCGCTTACGTGATAAATGGCTTATTGCGCCCTGATACGCTGAAAACGGATATTTGCCGCATTGAGGGCGAAAACTTTAGTTGGGAAGGTGAAACGTTGGTCATCGCTGTCGGAAACGGCCGCCAAGCGGGCGGAGGACAACAACTGACACCGCAAGCACTGATTAATGATGGCGCATTAAATTTACTGATTATTCCTGCAAGGGATGTCATACCCGCATTTTTAGCAAACCTATTTTCAGACGATAAAAACGAGCACTTGGTCGAAAGGCAATTATCATGGGTAAAAATTTCATCTCCTCACGATATGATCTTAAACCTTGATGGTGAGCCATTATCGGGAGATACCTTTACGTTCGCAGTGCAGCCGAATGCTATTCAGTGCCGGTTGCCGCCTCAATGTAACTTATTAGCTTAA
- the yegQ gene encoding tRNA 5-hydroxyuridine modification protein YegQ, whose product MFTPELLSPAGSLKNMRYAFAYGADAVYAGQPRYSLRVRNNEFNHENLAKGIQEAHELGKKFYVVVNIAPHNAKLKTFIRDLTPVIEMGPDALIMSDPGLIMMVREAFPEMDIHLSVQANAVNWASVKFWKQMGLTRVILSRELSLEEIAEIRQQVPEIELEVFVHGALCMAYSGRCLLSGYINKRDPNQGTCTNACRWEYNVQEGKEDDVGNIVHVHEPIPVQNVAPTLGAGAPTDKVFMIEEAKRPGEYMTAFEDEHGTYIMNSKDLRAIEHVENLTKMGVHSLKIEGRTKSFYYCARTAQVYRRAIDDAVAGKPFDPTLLSTLEGLAHRGYTEGFLRRHTHDAYQTYEYGYSVSETQQFVGEFTGKRVNGMAEVDVKNKFSVGDSLEMMTPAGNIVFTLDSLANRKGEAIDVAPGNGHVVYLPIPEDVDVNFGLLIRNLAGTTTRAPHQTQAEKQIAG is encoded by the coding sequence ATGTTTACACCAGAGCTTTTGTCTCCTGCCGGTTCATTAAAAAATATGCGCTACGCCTTCGCGTACGGCGCAGACGCCGTTTATGCAGGACAGCCTCGTTACAGCTTACGCGTACGAAATAACGAATTTAATCACGAAAACTTAGCTAAAGGCATTCAGGAAGCCCATGAGTTGGGTAAAAAGTTTTATGTGGTGGTGAATATTGCCCCTCATAATGCGAAATTAAAAACCTTTATTCGTGATTTAACCCCCGTCATTGAAATGGGCCCAGATGCTCTGATCATGTCTGACCCTGGCCTTATTATGATGGTTCGTGAAGCGTTTCCTGAGATGGATATTCATTTATCTGTGCAGGCCAATGCAGTTAACTGGGCATCGGTGAAGTTTTGGAAACAAATGGGCTTAACACGTGTGATCTTATCTCGCGAATTATCCCTCGAAGAAATTGCTGAAATTCGTCAACAAGTACCGGAAATCGAACTTGAAGTCTTTGTCCATGGTGCCCTTTGTATGGCCTATTCCGGCCGTTGTCTACTTTCGGGTTATATTAATAAACGCGACCCAAATCAAGGGACTTGCACCAATGCTTGCCGCTGGGAATATAACGTACAAGAAGGTAAAGAAGATGATGTGGGTAATATTGTCCATGTGCATGAACCTATCCCTGTACAAAATGTGGCACCAACCCTAGGTGCGGGCGCGCCAACAGATAAAGTCTTTATGATAGAAGAAGCTAAACGTCCAGGCGAATATATGACGGCCTTTGAAGACGAACATGGCACTTATATCATGAACTCTAAAGATTTACGTGCAATCGAACACGTTGAAAACCTAACAAAAATGGGTGTTCACTCATTAAAAATTGAAGGCCGCACAAAATCGTTTTATTACTGTGCTCGTACTGCACAAGTCTATAGACGTGCGATTGACGATGCTGTCGCAGGAAAACCCTTTGACCCAACGTTGTTATCTACTTTAGAAGGGTTAGCACACCGTGGTTACACTGAAGGTTTCTTGCGTCGCCACACTCACGATGCCTACCAAACCTATGAATATGGCTATTCTGTTTCTGAAACTCAGCAATTTGTGGGTGAATTCACAGGTAAACGTGTCAATGGTATGGCTGAGGTTGATGTAAAAAATAAATTTAGCGTTGGGGATAGCTTAGAGATGATGACCCCGGCGGGTAATATTGTCTTTACTTTGGACTCATTAGCAAACCGCAAAGGTGAAGCGATTGATGTTGCACCCGGTAACGGCCATGTGGTTTACCTGCCAATCCCTGAGGATGTCGATGTTAATTTTGGTTTGTTAATCCGTAACTTAGCAGGAACAACGACCCGCGCACCTCACCAAACTCAGGCAGAAAAGCAAATTGCAGGCTAA
- the baeS gene encoding two-component system sensor histidine kinase BaeS → MKLRLNSVSTRLFLAIFATCLLLVLIMHQGVRMSFQHGFIDYIKENDQQRVEQVSSALAEQYEEMGNWRFLIGNDRIFFRILRSVEHQQHRGPMRQRWRTIFWVYDTQDRLIFGQDTPLPSKVLREPIVTSNGETVGWLVASYETGISSALDRRFDTKQMYTSWIIAGLSLFVALIATLFLARSFLKPIKRLLEGTNRLANGDFATRVPESGRDELGQLAKDFNHLASTLEKNEQMRRDYMADISHELRTPLSVLRGELEAVQDGVRQATPETINSLLNETQTLIKLVNDLHQLSLSDRGSLVYRMQLTDIIPLIEMAIGQARWRLEDQQLSVERQFIAQGNVFADPDRITQLFYNLMENSLRYTDPQGKIAIQVTQDHNQLSIIWQDSAPGLTAEQCQHLFERFYRAEGSRNRASGGSGLGLAICYNIVEAHHGTISAAPSPLGGVKITINLPIQLKDKGL, encoded by the coding sequence ATGAAGCTTAGGTTAAATAGCGTTAGTACTCGGCTTTTTTTAGCTATTTTTGCGACATGCTTATTGCTAGTGCTAATTATGCACCAAGGGGTGCGCATGAGTTTTCAACATGGCTTTATTGACTATATTAAAGAAAATGACCAACAACGCGTTGAGCAGGTTTCTTCCGCCCTTGCGGAACAATATGAAGAAATGGGCAATTGGCGGTTTTTGATTGGTAATGATCGCATTTTCTTTCGCATTCTGCGCTCTGTAGAACATCAACAGCATCGTGGCCCGATGCGACAGCGCTGGCGAACCATTTTTTGGGTTTATGATACACAAGACCGGCTAATTTTCGGGCAAGACACGCCCCTACCGAGCAAAGTTCTCCGTGAGCCTATTGTTACTAGCAATGGCGAAACCGTCGGTTGGCTCGTTGCCAGCTATGAAACGGGAATCAGCAGCGCCCTTGACCGCCGTTTTGATACCAAACAAATGTATACCAGTTGGATCATCGCTGGGCTGTCTTTATTTGTGGCTCTGATTGCCACATTGTTCCTTGCCCGTAGTTTTTTGAAACCCATCAAGCGGTTACTCGAAGGCACTAACCGGCTCGCCAATGGTGATTTTGCCACGCGGGTTCCTGAGTCTGGCCGCGATGAACTTGGGCAACTGGCTAAAGATTTTAACCATCTGGCCTCTACCCTTGAAAAAAACGAACAAATGCGGCGTGATTATATGGCGGATATTTCCCATGAGCTCCGCACGCCGTTGTCAGTTCTGCGAGGCGAATTAGAAGCGGTGCAAGATGGCGTCCGGCAAGCCACTCCCGAAACAATCAATTCCCTACTGAATGAAACCCAAACTTTAATTAAGCTGGTTAATGACCTCCACCAGCTCTCGTTATCGGATAGAGGTTCTTTGGTCTACCGTATGCAACTTACCGATATCATTCCTTTAATTGAAATGGCGATAGGCCAAGCTCGCTGGCGGTTAGAAGACCAACAACTTTCAGTTGAACGGCAATTTATTGCACAAGGCAACGTGTTTGCAGACCCTGACCGCATCACTCAGTTATTCTATAACTTAATGGAAAACAGCTTACGCTATACGGACCCACAAGGTAAAATTGCCATTCAAGTCACACAAGACCACAACCAGCTCAGTATAATTTGGCAAGATAGCGCCCCGGGGCTGACTGCTGAGCAATGCCAACATTTATTTGAACGTTTTTACCGTGCCGAAGGTTCTCGTAATCGCGCCAGTGGCGGTTCAGGTTTAGGGTTGGCCATTTGCTATAATATTGTTGAGGCTCACCATGGGACAATTTCCGCAGCACCGTCACCATTAGGTGGTGTCAAAATTACCATTAATTTACCGATTCAATTAAAAGACAAAGGTTTATGA
- the baeR gene encoding two-component system response regulator BaeR yields the protein MTEQSNTPILVVEDEPKLGQLLFDYLQAANYQPALIARGDQVIDYVKQHQPALILLDLMLPGMDGISVCRELRKFSDVPIIMVTAKTEEIDRLLGLEIGADDYICKPFSPREVVARVKTILRRCQPNMATSNNQTNSNNQTKLIIDENAFQVRYGSQLLELTPAEFRLLKFMSDNAGMVFSRDQLLDILYDDHRVVTDRTIDSHVKNLRRKLESLDNEKTFIRSIYGLGYRWDEY from the coding sequence ATGACTGAACAGAGCAATACCCCTATTTTGGTTGTGGAAGATGAACCCAAGCTAGGCCAACTGCTGTTCGATTACTTACAAGCTGCAAATTATCAACCCGCATTAATTGCACGGGGTGACCAAGTAATCGACTATGTTAAACAACATCAACCTGCACTCATTTTATTAGATTTAATGTTACCCGGTATGGACGGCATTTCAGTATGTCGTGAACTACGAAAATTCAGTGATGTTCCCATTATTATGGTGACAGCAAAAACCGAAGAAATTGACCGTTTATTAGGGTTAGAAATTGGGGCTGACGACTATATTTGTAAGCCTTTTAGCCCGCGAGAAGTCGTGGCTCGAGTCAAAACGATTCTACGCCGTTGCCAGCCAAATATGGCAACTAGCAATAACCAAACTAATAGCAATAATCAAACCAAGCTTATTATTGATGAAAATGCATTTCAAGTACGCTATGGCTCACAGTTACTTGAACTCACGCCCGCTGAATTTCGGCTACTCAAGTTTATGTCTGATAATGCAGGTATGGTGTTTTCTCGCGACCAGTTACTGGATATCTTATATGACGACCACCGCGTAGTAACGGACCGTACAATTGATAGTCACGTCAAAAATTTACGCCGTAAATTAGAGTCCCTCGATAACGAAAAAACCTTTATTCGTTCAATATATGGCCTCGGCTACCGTTGGGATGAATATTAA